In Paenibacillus guangzhouensis, a single window of DNA contains:
- a CDS encoding GntR family transcriptional regulator, producing MNIIISHASEDPIYIQIVNQIRHSILNGEMKAGDSLPSIRQLAKDLQVSVITTKRVYEELEKEKLIDSVVGKGSFVSGANMEFIREQRMKLLEDKMLEVIRESRDLNMSEEDVINHLKLLFEEEQTS from the coding sequence ATGAACATCATCATATCTCACGCATCTGAAGATCCGATTTACATCCAGATTGTAAATCAGATTCGACATAGTATATTGAACGGCGAGATGAAGGCCGGAGATAGTCTCCCGTCCATCCGTCAGCTTGCCAAGGATTTGCAAGTGAGTGTGATTACGACGAAGCGCGTGTACGAAGAGCTGGAGAAGGAGAAGTTGATCGACTCGGTCGTCGGCAAAGGCTCATTCGTCTCGGGCGCCAACATGGAGTTCATCCGGGAACAGCGCATGAAGCTGCTCGAGGACAAGATGCTCGAAGTGATCCGGGAGAGCCGTGATCTGAACATGAGCGAGGAAGACGTTATCAATCATTTGAAGTTGTTGTTCGAGGAGGAACAGACATCATGA